A window from Onychostoma macrolepis isolate SWU-2019 chromosome 07, ASM1243209v1, whole genome shotgun sequence encodes these proteins:
- the ankdd1a gene encoding ankyrin repeat and death domain-containing protein 1A isoform X2 has translation MMMEDGLVSEDDILLRSEKEFHDAAKRNDTERMQELIRRGVDIKVKNKMDRKALHWAAGAGSEQAVRLLLDHDMEVDDMDSFGMNALLLAAWFGHLSILKILVSTGAKLTCENKNGLNLLHCAAQRGHISILEYIMEDLENVQLNKVDKSGKTAFHLAAEHGHLEVVEFLIGMGCAHDLKDKEENTALHLVAKQGHSDVLQKIMETGESIDEKNIDGMTALHLAAKEGHYECIRLLLEAGCSVNELTHSNRTALHLVAQNGSGREVKLLVQAGINLDSVDTQHTSALHLAVLNNSTGIVKDLIDAGCDLDIFDSWLQTALHIAAEHGRQNVAEMILISGVNLNLLDKQGKTSLDVAARGNHVNVVDMIIKADRFYKWEKENVTSDSDSLVGTSLTFKQDHRQETQHIRSVLWKLASKYLKPGEWKTLARHWKFSDAHIRAIEHQWTGTKSYKEHGHRMLLIWLHGVITAGENPIKGLYEGLTGISRTDLAECMRQQANADPTSAKKCSTM, from the exons ATGATGATGGAAGACGGACTGGTGTCTGAAGACGATATTT TGCTTCGCTCCGAGAAGGAGTTTCATGATGCTGCGAAGAGGAACGACACGGAGAGGATGCAGGAGCTCATCAGAAGAGGGGTGGACATCAAAGTCAAAAATAAG ATGGACCGTAAGGCCTTGCACTGGGCAGCAGGAGCCGGCAGTGAGCAGGCAGTGCGTCTGCTGCTGGACCACGACATGGAGGTGGATGATATGGACAGC TTCGGGATGAACGCTCTGCTCTTGGCGGCATGGTTTGGTCACCTCTCAATCCTGAAGATCCTCGTCTCAACTGGTGCAAAGCTCACCTGTGAAAACAAA aatggCTTGAATCTCTTGCACTGTGCTGCCCAGAGGGGTCACATCAGTATTTTGGAGTATATTATGGAAGATCTGGAAAACGTGCAGCTTAATAAAGTCGACAAG TCAGGTAAGACTGCGTTTCATTTGGCCGCGGAGCATGGACACCTGGAGGTGGTGGAGTTTCTCATTGGTATGGGCTGTGCTCATGACCTCAAGGATAAG GAGGAAAACACTGCACTGCATTTGGTAGCTAAGCAAGGCCACAGTGACGTCCTTCAGAAGATCATGGAGACCGGGGAGAGCATTgatgaaaaaaacatt GATGGTATGACGGCTTTACATTTGGCAGCTAAAGAAGGGCATTATGAATGTATCAGACTCTTGCTGGAGGCTGGCTGCAGTGTCAATGAACTTACTCAC AGTAACAGGACGGCTCTTCATCTGGTGGCCCAGAATGGCTCAGGAAGAGAGGTCAAACTGCTGGTACAGGCTGGGATCAATCTGGATTCAGTGGATACA CAACATACTTCAGCTCTGCACTTGGCAGTACTCAACAACTCCACAGGAATAGTTAAGGATCTTATCGATGCGGGATGCGACCTGGACATCTTTGACAGT TGGCTTCAAACTGCTTTGCACATAGCAGCAGAACACGGAAGGCAGAACGTCGCTGAGATGATCCTGATATCTGGAGTCAACCTCAATTTGCTCGACAAG CAGGGAAAAACGTCACTGGATGTTGCAGCACGAGGCAACCATGTGAATGTCGTTGACATGATTATCAAAGCGGACAGATTTTACAAATGGGAGAAG GAAAATGTGACGAGTGACTCTGACTCTCTGGTGGGAACGAGTCTTACCTTTAAGCAAGATCATCGACAGGAGACACAACATATCCGATCTGTCCTGTGGAAACTTGCCTCCAAATATCTCAAACCAGGCGAGTGGAAAACACTGGCTCGGCACTGGAAGTTCTCAGACGCACATATTCGAGCCATAGAGCACCAATGGACAG GTACAAAGAGCTACAAGGAGCACGGGCACAGGATGCTGCTCATCTGGCTGCACGGAGTGATCACCGCTGGAGAAAACCCCATCAAGGGCTTGTACGAAGGTCTGACTGGAATCTCAAGGACTGATTTGGCAG AATGCATGCGACAGCAGGCAAATGCGGATCCGACCTCTGCTAAAAAATGCTCTACAATGTAA
- the pdcd7 gene encoding programmed cell death protein 7 codes for MDNPQQFSYMGAPPPPAGLDGAVYAGGGPPPMPPPPPPAAGHAWSGYQHPPPALQHHWAPFPPFDPGRPPPGSFEPPPHSEKPPSSWPQNQWSAPEHHFRGQFPPNQQQFPNPAPPSYQSNTRPDNPAQVYTSNRQNYPFNNQSMNRPWLDHQKITASDEESMQRLRDQQWLQSFLLKRRNKSIEPKQTESKPSISQFREKLYGTVKMLSELNIVCQMLKDNLENEDVWTQSLSKANKLKSSIQESLTNLKDPDCVSNVKRKLLLINKKRARMRRRKMVQREEKEEQETRRAEREAEIDKWQMKRIQEVEEKNREKELKMAADAVLSEVRKKQADAKRMLDILKSLEKLRKLRKEAAARKGMFPGKESDEKFEGHLERLRSLICKRTAVYATEEKALRVMLEGEQEEERKRDREKRQKKEKEKLLQKKREVDAMLFGAELPPDHPLQPFLDYYTQAECSFPALIQIRREWDQFLVSAEHPDGTSVPQGWVLPDQPADDIWATALEK; via the exons ATGGATAACCCTCAGCAGTTTAGTTATATGGGCGCTCCGCCGCCTCCCGCGGGTTTAGATGGCGCGGTTTACGCAGGAGGAGGACCGCCGCCGATgcctcctccacctcctcctgCAGCGGGACACGCCTGGAGCGGCTATCAACATCCACCACCGGCGCTACAGCATCACTGGGCCCCGTTTCCACCCTTCGACCCGGGCAGACCTCCTCCAGGGAGCTTTGAACCTCCTCCGCACAGCGAGAAACCGCCTTCTTCTTGGCCCCAGAACCAGTGGAGTGCTCCTGAGCATCATTTCAGGGGACAATTCCCACCAAATCAACAACAGTTTCCAAATCCAGCCCCTCCATCATATCAGTCCAACACCAGACCGGATAATCCAGCTCAGGTTTACACCTCCAACCGGCAAAATTACCCATTTAACAACCAGTCCATGAACAGACCCTGGCTGGACCATCAAAAAATAACTGCTTCTGATGAAGAATCCATGCAGAGACTGAGAGATCAGCAGTGGCTTCAGAGTTTTTTGCttaaaagaagaaataaatcCATTGAACCAAAGCAAACCGAGTCCAAACCCTCCATCTCTCAGTTCAGAGAGAAGCTGTATGGGACTGTTAAAATGCTGTCTGAGTTAAATATCGTGTGTCAGATGCTGAAGGATAATTTGGAAAATGAAGATGTTTGGACTCAGAGCCTCTCGAAAGCAAACAAACTGAAGAGCAGCATCCAGGAGAGCCTGACGAATCTGAAGGACCCGGACTGTGTCAGCAACGTCAAGAGGAAATTACTGCTGATTAACAAGAAGAGAGCAAGGATGAGGAGAAGAAAGATGGTGCAAAGGGAGGAAAAGGAGGAACAGGAGACTAGACGTGCTGAACGAGAGGCGGAGATTGATAAATGGCAGATGAAACGCATTCAAGAAGTGGAGGAGAAGAACAGA gAGAAAGAGTTGAAGATGGCTGCTGATGCTGTTCTCTCAGAGGTCAGAAAGAAACAAGCCGATGCCAAGAGAATGCTGGACATCCTGAAATCTCTGGAAAAACTCAGAAAACTCCGGAAAGAGGCTGCGGCCAGGAAgg GCATGTTTCCAGGAAAGGAGAGTGATGAGAAATTTGAGGGTCACTTGGAGCGGCTGAGGAGCCTGATCTGTAAACGCACGGCTGTGTACGCGACAGAGGAGAAGGCTCTGAGAGTCATGCTGGAGGGAGAGCAGGAGGAGGAGCGCAAACGAGACCGCGAGAAAcgacagaagaaagaaaaagagaagctGCTGCAGAAGAAGCGAGAGGTGGATGCAATGCTATTTGGAG ctGAATTGCCTCCTGATCACCCTCTTCAGCCGTTCCTAGATTACTACACACAGGCAGAGTGCTCTTTTCCTGCGCTGATTCAAATAAG GAGGGAGTGGGATCAGTTCCTGGTTTCTGCCGAACACCCTGACGGTACATCGGTTCCTCAGGGCTGGGTTCTGCCCGACCAACCAGCCGACGACATCTGGGCCACGGccctggagaaatga
- the clpxa gene encoding LOW QUALITY PROTEIN: caseinolytic mitochondrial matrix peptidase chaperone subunit Xa (The sequence of the model RefSeq protein was modified relative to this genomic sequence to represent the inferred CDS: inserted 1 base in 1 codon), with translation MSCTCASAAXKLINSAHKGISGSRVQLLSLSCPGTREVRLARRVPVRSFSETTVYYASKDGVKDGDGGKKSVGEGSGKRTSSSNSGKGGSQLRCPKCGDPCTHVETFVSSTRFVKCEKCHHFFVVLSETDTKKSLSKDPESAAEAVKLAFQQKPPPPPKKIYAYLDKYVVGQDHAKKVLSVAVYNHYKRIYNNMPSGSRQQQVEVEKQASLTPRELELRRREDEYRFTKLLQIAGISPHGNALGASMQQQLNQQAPPEKRGGEVLDSTHADIKLEKSNIVLLGPTGSGKTLLAQTLAKCLDVPFAICDCTTLTQAGYVGEDIESVIAKLLQDANYVIEKAQQGIVFLDEVDKIGSVPGIHQLRDVGGEGVQQGLLKLLEGTIVNVPEKNTRKLRGETVQVDTTNILFVASGAFNGLDRIISRRKNEKYLGFGTPSNMGKGRRAAAAADLANTTGGQMDVVAEIEEKDRLLKHVEARDLIEFGMIPEFVGRLPVVVPLHSLDEETLVRILTEPRNAVVPQYQALFSMDKCDLNMTPDALRAIARLALERKTGARGLRSIMEILLLDPMFEVPHSDIVAVEVNKEVVEGKAQPQYIRAAAKDSSEEEYDSGIEEENWTRQADAAKN, from the exons ATGTCGTGTACGTGTGCGTCAGCAG AGAAACTCATAAATTcagctcataaag GAATATCTGGCTCCAGAGTCCAGTTACTGTCACTGAGCTGTCCAGGGACTCGTGAGGTTCGTCTGGCACGCCGCGTCCCCGTGAGGTCGTTCTCTGAGACGACTGTGTATTATGCTTCAAAAGATGGGGTGAAAGATGGAGATGGTGGAAag AAATCAGTTGGTGAAGGAAGTGGAAAAAGAACCAGCTCTAGTAACTCCGGCAAAGGAGGAAGTCAGCTGAGGTGCCCCAAATGTGGAGATCCTTGCACACATGTAGAAACATTTGTTT CATCTACACGCTttgtgaaatgtgaaaaatgCCACCACTTTTTTGTGGTGCTTTCAGAAACTGACACTAAGAAGAGTTTGAGTAAAGACCCAGAGTCTGCAGCGGAAGCTGTCAAGTTGGCTTTCCAGCAAAAACCCCCTCCGCCACCTAAAAAG ATCTATGCTTATCTTGATAAGTATGTTGTGGGTCAGGATCATGCTAAGAAGGTTCTGTCGGTGGCCGTGTACAATCATTATAAACGCATCTACAACAACATGCCGTCAGGCTCCAGGCAGCAGCAGGTGGAGGTGGAGAAACAGGCCTCCCTCACTCCTCGAG AGCTAGAGCTAAGGCGACGGGAGGATGAATACAGGTTTACAA AGCTGCTGCAGATCGCAGGGATCAGTCCTCATGGAAACGCTCTGGGTGCCTCCATGCAGCAGCAGCTGAACCAGCAGGCACCTCCAGAGAAGAGAGGAGGAGAAGTGCTGGACTCCACACACGCTGACATCAAACTAGAGAAGAGCAACATTGTGCTGCTGGGCCCCACCGGCTCAG GGAAAACACTTCTGGCCCAAACGCTGGCCAAATGCCTGGATGTTCCCTTTGCAATCTGTGACTGCACCACCCTCACTCAGGCAGGGTACGTGGGAGAGGACATTGAGTCAGTCATCGCAAAGCTACTGCAGGACGCCAACTATGTGATCGAGAAAGCTCAACAAG GTATCGTGTTTTTGGACGAAGTAGACAAGATAGGTAGCGTCCCTGGGATCCATCAGCTGAGGGATGTGGGAGGAGAGGGAGTGCAGCAG GGTTTACTGAAGCTACTGGAAGGCACTATTGTTAATGTTCCTGAGAAGAACACAAGAAAACTGAGAGGAGAAACTGTCCAAGTTGACACCACCAACATCCTGTTTGTAGCATCTGGAGCATTTAATGGCCTTGATCGTATCATCAGCAGGAGAAAGAATGAGAAG TACCTTGGGTTTGGAACACCGTCTAATATGGGGAAAGGTCGACGGGCAGCAGCAGCGGCTGACCTGGCTAACACCACGGGTGGACAGATGGACGTGGTGGCCGAGATCGAGGAGAAGGACCGGCTTCTGAAACACGTGGAGGCCAGAGACCTCATTGAGTTCGGCATGATTCCTGAGTTTGTGGGCCGTCTTCCTGTTGTGGTTCCACTACACAGTCTGGATGAGGAGACACTGGTGCGGATCCTCACAGAGCCACGTAATGCTGTTGTGCCTCAGTATCAGGCTCTCTTTAGCATGGACAAG TGTGATCTCAACATGACACCTGATGCCCTGAGAGCGATTGCCAGACTGGCTCTGGAGCGTAAAACTGGAGCACGTGGGCTTCGATCCATAATG GAAATACTGCTGCTAGATCCAATGTTTGAGGTGCCACATTCAGATATTGTGGCTGTGGAAGTGAATAAGGAAGTAGTTGAAGGAAAAGCACAACCTCAGTACATAAG AGCTGCAGCTAAAGACTCCTCTGAGGAGGAGTACGACTCTGGAATCGAAGAGGAAAACTGGACAAGACAGGCTGATGCCGCCAAGAACTAA
- the spg21 gene encoding maspardin has protein sequence MEEIRVSPDYNWFRSTVPLKRIIVDDDDSKVWSLYDAGPKSIRCPIIFLPPVSGTAEVFFQQVLALSGWGYRVISLQYPVYWDLLEFCDGFRKLLDHLQLDKVHLFGASLGGFLAQKFAEVTHKSPRVHSLILCNSFSDTSIFNQTWTANSFWLMPAFMLKKIVLGNFAKGPVDPKMADAIDFMVDRLESLNQSELASRLTLNCQNSYVEPHKIKDIAVTIMDVFDQSALSHEAKEEMYKLYPNARRAHLKTGGNFPYLCRSAEVNLYIQIHLRQFHGTRYAAISPEMVSEEELEVQRTNLSNNSESDNES, from the exons ATGGAGGAGATAAGAGTCTCTCCTGACTATAACTGGTTCAGAAGCACCGTACCTCTGAAAAGA ATAATCGTGGATGATGATGACAGTAAAGTGTGGTCGTTGTATGATGCTGGGCCGAAAAGCATCAGGTGCCCCATCATCTTCCTCCCGCCTGTGAGCGGCACAGCAGAGGTTTTCTTCCAGCAGGTGCTGGCTCTCTCCGGATGGGGCTACCGCGTCATCTCC CTCCAGTATCCTGTCTATTGGGATCTGCTGGAATTTTGTGATGGATTTAGGAAGCTTTTAGACCACTTACAGCTGGACAAG GTGCATCTGTTTGGTGCCTCTCTGGGAGGATTCCTGGCTCAGAAATTTGCTGAAGTCACGCATAAATCTCCCAGAGTTCATTCTCTTATCCTGTGCAACTCCTTTAGCGACACATCGATCTTCAACCAGACATGGACAGCAAACAG TTTCTGGTTGATGCCTGCTTTCATGCTCAAAAAGATTGTGCTTGGTAACTTTGCCAAAGGACCTGTGGACCCAAAAATGGCAGATGCAATTGACTTTATGGTTGACAGA CTGGAAAGCCTGAACCAGAGTGAACTGGCCTCTCGACTCACGCTGAACTGCCAAAACTCCTATGTGGAACCTCACAAGATAAAGGATATTGCCGTCACCATAATGGAT GTTTTTGATCAGAGTGCCCTGTCACATGAGGCAAAGGAAGAAATGTATAAGCTGTACCCCAATGCCAGAAGAGCTCACCTAAAAACAGGAGGAAACTTCCCGTATCTGTGCAGAAGTGCAGAAGTCAACCTATACATACAA ATACACCTGCGTCAGTTTCACGGGACACGGTACGCCGCTATCAGTCCAGAGATGGTCAGTGAAGAGGAGCTGGAAGTGCAGAGGACAAATCTGAGCAACAACAGTGAGAGTGACAATGAATCGTAG
- the ankdd1a gene encoding ankyrin repeat and death domain-containing protein 1A isoform X1 — protein sequence MMMEDGLVSEDDILLRSEKEFHDAAKRNDTERMQELIRRGVDIKVKNKMDRKALHWAAGAGSEQAVRLLLDHDMEVDDMDSFGMNALLLAAWFGHLSILKILVSTGAKLTCENKNGLNLLHCAAQRGHISILEYIMEDLENVQLNKVDKSGKTAFHLAAEHGHLEVVEFLIGMGCAHDLKDKEENTALHLVAKQGHSDVLQKIMETGESIDEKNIDGMTALHLAAKEGHYECIRLLLEAGCSVNELTHSNRTALHLVAQNGSGREVKLLVQAGINLDSVDTQHTSALHLAVLNNSTGIVKDLIDAGCDLDIFDSWLQTALHIAAEHGRQNVAEMILISGVNLNLLDKQGKTSLDVAARGNHVNVVDMIIKADRFYKWEKENVTSDSDSLVGTSLTFKQDHRQETQHIRSVLWKLASKYLKPGEWKTLARHWKFSDAHIRAIEHQWTGTKSYKEHGHRMLLIWLHGVITAGENPIKGLYEGLTGISRTDLAGEFSVTVHMCIRMHATAGKCGSDLC from the exons ATGATGATGGAAGACGGACTGGTGTCTGAAGACGATATTT TGCTTCGCTCCGAGAAGGAGTTTCATGATGCTGCGAAGAGGAACGACACGGAGAGGATGCAGGAGCTCATCAGAAGAGGGGTGGACATCAAAGTCAAAAATAAG ATGGACCGTAAGGCCTTGCACTGGGCAGCAGGAGCCGGCAGTGAGCAGGCAGTGCGTCTGCTGCTGGACCACGACATGGAGGTGGATGATATGGACAGC TTCGGGATGAACGCTCTGCTCTTGGCGGCATGGTTTGGTCACCTCTCAATCCTGAAGATCCTCGTCTCAACTGGTGCAAAGCTCACCTGTGAAAACAAA aatggCTTGAATCTCTTGCACTGTGCTGCCCAGAGGGGTCACATCAGTATTTTGGAGTATATTATGGAAGATCTGGAAAACGTGCAGCTTAATAAAGTCGACAAG TCAGGTAAGACTGCGTTTCATTTGGCCGCGGAGCATGGACACCTGGAGGTGGTGGAGTTTCTCATTGGTATGGGCTGTGCTCATGACCTCAAGGATAAG GAGGAAAACACTGCACTGCATTTGGTAGCTAAGCAAGGCCACAGTGACGTCCTTCAGAAGATCATGGAGACCGGGGAGAGCATTgatgaaaaaaacatt GATGGTATGACGGCTTTACATTTGGCAGCTAAAGAAGGGCATTATGAATGTATCAGACTCTTGCTGGAGGCTGGCTGCAGTGTCAATGAACTTACTCAC AGTAACAGGACGGCTCTTCATCTGGTGGCCCAGAATGGCTCAGGAAGAGAGGTCAAACTGCTGGTACAGGCTGGGATCAATCTGGATTCAGTGGATACA CAACATACTTCAGCTCTGCACTTGGCAGTACTCAACAACTCCACAGGAATAGTTAAGGATCTTATCGATGCGGGATGCGACCTGGACATCTTTGACAGT TGGCTTCAAACTGCTTTGCACATAGCAGCAGAACACGGAAGGCAGAACGTCGCTGAGATGATCCTGATATCTGGAGTCAACCTCAATTTGCTCGACAAG CAGGGAAAAACGTCACTGGATGTTGCAGCACGAGGCAACCATGTGAATGTCGTTGACATGATTATCAAAGCGGACAGATTTTACAAATGGGAGAAG GAAAATGTGACGAGTGACTCTGACTCTCTGGTGGGAACGAGTCTTACCTTTAAGCAAGATCATCGACAGGAGACACAACATATCCGATCTGTCCTGTGGAAACTTGCCTCCAAATATCTCAAACCAGGCGAGTGGAAAACACTGGCTCGGCACTGGAAGTTCTCAGACGCACATATTCGAGCCATAGAGCACCAATGGACAG GTACAAAGAGCTACAAGGAGCACGGGCACAGGATGCTGCTCATCTGGCTGCACGGAGTGATCACCGCTGGAGAAAACCCCATCAAGGGCTTGTACGAAGGTCTGACTGGAATCTCAAGGACTGATTTGGCAGGTGAATTCAGCGTTACAGTTCATATGTGTATAAG AATGCATGCGACAGCAGGCAAATGCGGATCCGACCTCTGCTAA